From one Sulfuricurvum sp. genomic stretch:
- a CDS encoding pyridoxine 5'-phosphate synthase, giving the protein MTLGVNIDHIAVLREARKINDPDPLMALAICAQSGADQITIHLREDRRHIHDEDARRIISASPLPVNLECAIEPSIIDIVCSLKPHRATLVPEKREEVTTEGGLDVIGNYNSILNTINILKENEIEISLFIDPTREAIEASERLGVQWVELHTGSYSNLYAMRHSALPHTHHAISALNLSRRELDDKIEQAYGAIVDAANYARSLGLKVAAGHGLNYQNVTPIVNIDTIEELNIGQSIIARSVFTGLSSAVSDMKALCQR; this is encoded by the coding sequence ATGACCCTCGGAGTCAATATCGACCATATTGCCGTTCTCAGAGAAGCACGAAAAATCAACGATCCGGATCCTCTGATGGCACTTGCCATATGTGCTCAAAGCGGAGCCGATCAAATAACTATCCATTTGCGAGAGGATCGTCGTCATATCCATGATGAAGATGCACGTCGGATCATTTCAGCATCACCTCTTCCTGTGAACCTGGAATGTGCGATAGAACCCTCCATTATCGATATTGTTTGTTCTCTAAAGCCTCACCGTGCTACTTTGGTTCCTGAAAAAAGAGAAGAAGTAACAACGGAAGGCGGATTGGATGTCATTGGCAACTATAATTCAATATTAAATACTATTAATATATTAAAAGAAAATGAAATAGAGATTTCTCTCTTTATCGATCCTACGCGAGAAGCAATTGAAGCTTCTGAACGTTTGGGAGTACAATGGGTTGAACTCCATACAGGAAGTTATTCTAATTTGTATGCAATGCGACACAGCGCCCTACCCCACACACATCATGCTATTTCGGCACTTAACCTTTCACGGAGAGAATTGGACGATAAAATCGAACAGGCATACGGAGCAATTGTCGATGCTGCGAATTATGCCCGATCACTTGGACTAAAAGTAGCTGCCGGGCACGGGTTAAACTACCAAAATGTGACCCCTATTGTGAATATCGATACGATTGAGGAACTCAATATCGGTCAAAGTATCATTGCCCGATCTGTGTTTACCGGTCTTTCCTCAGCCGTGTCGGATATGAAAGCATTATGTCAACGCTGA
- the pdxA gene encoding 4-hydroxythreonine-4-phosphate dehydrogenase has protein sequence MSTLKTIAISVGDLNGVGFEIILKAHNQIKQLCNPLYCINYTMAHQAAALLHKQIPNDFHMYKVSGEFTIEAGKVSAECGRYSYDSFIAAVELARSKAVDAIVTLPIHKEAWKLAGIHYVGHTDALRDIFQSDAIMMLGCEKLYVALYTEHIPLREVASKIETDKLTAFLLLLHTATGHEPIAVLGLNPHAGDHGVLGDEERFIEEAIERANAQIGREIFIGPIVPDIAFTPRFRENFSMIAAMYHDQGLAPLKALYFDESVNVSLGLPIIRTSVDHGTAYDIAYQNKASVLSYMNAVKAAITFNVKDENHG, from the coding sequence ATGTCAACGCTGAAAACTATCGCCATCAGTGTCGGTGATTTGAACGGTGTGGGATTTGAGATAATCCTCAAGGCCCACAATCAGATCAAACAGCTCTGCAATCCTCTTTATTGTATCAATTATACTATGGCACATCAAGCGGCAGCTTTACTGCATAAACAAATTCCAAACGATTTTCATATGTATAAAGTTTCCGGTGAATTTACCATCGAAGCAGGAAAAGTTTCCGCTGAGTGCGGACGATACAGCTATGATTCTTTTATTGCCGCTGTAGAGCTTGCACGATCGAAAGCCGTTGATGCCATTGTCACTTTACCGATTCATAAAGAAGCATGGAAGTTGGCAGGCATCCATTATGTCGGACATACAGATGCGCTGAGAGATATATTTCAAAGTGATGCGATTATGATGCTCGGATGCGAGAAGCTTTATGTTGCGCTTTATACGGAACATATCCCTCTTCGTGAAGTAGCATCTAAAATTGAGACGGATAAATTAACGGCCTTTTTGCTGCTGCTCCATACAGCTACAGGGCATGAACCGATTGCAGTGTTAGGTCTTAATCCCCATGCCGGGGATCATGGAGTCTTAGGTGATGAGGAGCGTTTTATTGAAGAAGCGATTGAACGTGCTAATGCACAGATCGGTAGAGAGATCTTTATCGGTCCGATCGTTCCGGATATAGCATTTACACCTCGGTTCCGAGAAAATTTCTCAATGATAGCGGCGATGTATCACGATCAAGGATTGGCTCCGCTTAAAGCGCTCTATTTTGATGAAAGCGTCAATGTCTCCTTAGGTCTGCCGATCATTCGTACTTCTGTCGATCATGGAACGGCGTATGACATAGCGTATCAAAATAAAGCATCCGTACTGAGTTATATGAATGCTGTCAAGGCAGCAATTACATTTAACGTTAAAGATGAAAACCATGGCTGA
- a CDS encoding PilZ domain-containing protein: protein MAEKASINVFKSLSHPHFNIQLFRPGFIKAAWKAYSDIVSTPISQSQFQVLIGALFDWLFLEKKSDSDTVLSDIRDLFRNSEEVERFLSDTFYIVLNHYIKSFYGHLGGWSKIVSFSTAIERFVTYAANRLDDESFFLFEDAFINALETLRQKSEAITVLNTYYGVPIQYTAEILHTDTQSVILRVHPLQETAALIQNGIYILKKDQFINDVYASVNPITVEGERLLELKQFDQLQTSLFHRQSIRVQPPKPYSFTIVHPSLTLHCHLYDISIGGIAVTTKHPYAISPLSDVTLIFPPEIMGQSPEVKGKLVFKSSYEAGYKYHFKIETNLQQEGELGKYIARREQELIKKLRDEII, encoded by the coding sequence ATGGCTGAAAAAGCATCTATCAATGTGTTTAAGAGCTTAAGCCATCCCCATTTTAATATACAATTATTTCGTCCCGGTTTTATAAAAGCGGCTTGGAAAGCGTATTCGGATATTGTATCGACACCTATTTCACAAAGCCAATTTCAAGTCCTTATCGGTGCATTGTTTGATTGGCTTTTCTTAGAAAAAAAATCCGATTCTGATACGGTATTAAGCGATATACGCGATCTGTTTCGTAATTCTGAAGAGGTTGAACGATTTTTATCCGATACATTTTATATCGTACTAAACCATTATATAAAATCGTTTTACGGACACCTTGGCGGATGGAGTAAAATCGTCTCTTTTTCTACAGCTATCGAAAGGTTTGTCACCTATGCCGCTAACCGGCTGGATGATGAATCCTTCTTCTTATTCGAAGATGCTTTTATCAATGCGCTTGAAACACTTCGCCAGAAGTCAGAGGCTATTACGGTCCTTAACACATATTACGGTGTACCTATCCAATATACCGCTGAAATTTTACATACCGATACCCAAAGTGTTATCCTCCGCGTACACCCTCTTCAAGAGACTGCCGCATTGATACAAAACGGCATTTATATTCTCAAAAAAGACCAATTCATCAATGATGTTTATGCATCCGTTAATCCGATAACGGTTGAAGGTGAACGTCTGTTGGAATTGAAACAGTTTGATCAGCTTCAGACCTCACTTTTTCATCGTCAAAGCATTCGTGTACAACCTCCAAAACCGTATAGTTTTACGATTGTCCACCCAAGCCTCACCTTGCATTGTCATTTGTATGATATTTCCATTGGAGGAATCGCTGTTACGACGAAACATCCGTATGCAATTTCTCCGTTAAGTGATGTAACCTTGATCTTCCCTCCTGAAATTATGGGACAATCACCGGAAGTAAAGGGAAAATTAGTCTTCAAATCTTCCTATGAAGCAGGATACAAATACCATTTCAAGATTGAAACAAATCTCCAACAAGAGGGTGAACTCGGAAAATACATTGCTAGACGGGAACAGGAACTCATTAAAAAACTACGAGATGAGATTATTTAA
- the nspC gene encoding carboxynorspermidine decarboxylase: protein MSDIDFSQLTHTPCYICEEARLEKNLQVMQRVQNESGAKIILALKGFAMWSTFDLVGKYLHGCTASGLHEAKLAREKMNKEVHTYSPAFKDEDIDEIARISDDIVFNSPAQFHRYYDRVKAINPSISVSLRVNPEYSSSPVDLYNPCGLYSRLGTTLSNFNESIVSKLDGLNFHALCEQNVDALEGVLEAFESKFGSYINGLKYVNFGGGHHITRIDYNVDRLIEVIKAFKSRHNDITVYLEPGEAVGWQTGPLVASVLDIVHNGMDIAILDTSAEAHMPDTLAMPYRAAVRNAAEAGEKAYTYRFGGNTCLAGDIMGDYSFDVPLRVGDKIIFEDQIHYTFVKNTTFNGIKLPSLAIWTKEGKLNVLHEFGYEDYRNRLS from the coding sequence ATGAGCGATATCGATTTTTCCCAACTCACCCATACTCCGTGTTATATTTGTGAAGAAGCCCGGTTAGAAAAAAATTTACAAGTAATGCAGCGTGTGCAAAATGAATCCGGGGCTAAAATCATCCTTGCGCTCAAAGGGTTCGCGATGTGGTCGACTTTTGATTTAGTAGGAAAATATCTGCATGGATGTACTGCGAGCGGATTACATGAAGCTAAGCTCGCACGTGAAAAAATGAACAAAGAGGTTCATACCTATTCTCCCGCATTTAAAGACGAAGATATTGATGAAATAGCCCGTATATCGGATGATATCGTTTTTAATTCCCCAGCACAGTTTCACCGTTACTATGATAGGGTAAAAGCAATAAACCCATCGATCTCGGTGTCTTTGCGTGTTAACCCTGAATATTCGTCCTCTCCGGTAGATCTTTATAATCCGTGCGGTCTTTACAGCCGGTTAGGAACGACTTTGTCTAATTTCAATGAGAGTATTGTAAGCAAACTGGACGGTTTAAATTTTCATGCGTTGTGTGAACAAAACGTTGATGCGCTGGAAGGGGTACTCGAAGCGTTTGAGTCGAAATTCGGTTCTTATATCAATGGATTAAAATATGTCAATTTTGGGGGAGGGCACCATATTACCCGTATCGATTACAATGTTGATCGCCTCATCGAAGTCATAAAAGCATTTAAATCCCGTCATAATGATATCACCGTCTATCTTGAGCCGGGTGAAGCGGTAGGTTGGCAAACAGGCCCGTTGGTTGCATCGGTACTTGATATTGTACATAACGGAATGGACATAGCGATTTTGGATACGTCTGCTGAAGCCCATATGCCCGATACACTTGCAATGCCATATCGCGCTGCTGTACGTAATGCCGCGGAAGCAGGTGAAAAAGCATACACCTATCGTTTTGGCGGAAATACGTGTTTAGCTGGCGATATTATGGGAGACTATTCGTTTGATGTACCGTTGAGAGTTGGAGATAAAATTATCTTTGAAGATCAAATTCACTATACATTTGTCAAAAATACAACTTTCAACGGGATTAAACTCCCGTCTCTTGCAATCTGGACAAAAGAAGGGAAACTAAATGTTCTCCATGAGTTCGGCTATGAAGATTACCGAAACCGTCTATCGTAA
- the amrA gene encoding AmmeMemoRadiSam system protein A — MNTTVYLKIARDVIKAHFEHTVVDKDTLIDTYPELKIQRATFVTLTLNGHLRGCIGSIIAHQSLIDDLVSNAESAAFRDPRFPPLSLNELDSAKIEVSLLTKPELVTYKDAEDLSHIIRPNIDGVILRVGNYQATFLPQVWEELEDFDSFFTHLGLKAGIGNDPLSYHPDIYTYQVEKIKEA, encoded by the coding sequence ATGAATACTACAGTATATTTGAAGATCGCTAGAGATGTGATTAAAGCACATTTTGAGCATACAGTTGTTGATAAAGATACACTAATAGATACATATCCCGAACTAAAGATACAAAGAGCCACTTTCGTGACACTTACTCTAAACGGTCATTTACGTGGTTGTATCGGTTCGATCATCGCCCATCAGAGTTTGATTGATGATTTAGTCTCTAATGCCGAATCCGCGGCCTTTCGTGATCCACGCTTTCCTCCGCTTTCTCTAAATGAACTTGATTCAGCAAAGATTGAAGTATCACTTCTCACTAAACCTGAACTTGTCACATACAAGGATGCTGAAGATCTATCACACATTATCCGCCCAAATATCGACGGTGTTATCCTACGCGTAGGAAATTATCAGGCAACTTTTTTACCCCAGGTATGGGAAGAATTGGAAGATTTTGATTCATTTTTTACCCATTTAGGTCTAAAAGCAGGGATTGGAAATGATCCCCTCTCGTATCATCCCGATATTTATACGTATCAGGTTGAGAAAATCAAGGAGGCGTAA
- the amrB gene encoding AmmeMemoRadiSam system protein B — MTHRLMSVAGSFYPAQEKEINVMIEHFNTILSSHPDVLHRFDLLKGNAIIVPHAGWIYSGFTANIAFRILKNTHPKTIVVIGPSHRVGFDGASISDMDSYQTPLGNLAIDRNLVKDLKERLHVAYYPEAHHEHSTEVQMPFIKHYFPDVNVVEIVYAYSDPSQIEPIIAYCLNQGDVAVVISTDLSHYYSQKQANQIDEICLEAIRDKNTVELHQGCEACGIIGVEAMLNVAKKKGLKSTILDYRTSADTSGDSSRVVGYVSTLFS; from the coding sequence ATGACACACCGTCTTATGAGTGTAGCAGGTAGTTTTTATCCTGCACAGGAAAAAGAGATTAATGTGATGATTGAGCATTTCAATACGATATTATCATCCCATCCTGATGTGTTACATCGTTTCGATCTATTAAAAGGCAATGCGATCATTGTTCCGCATGCAGGCTGGATTTATTCCGGTTTTACAGCAAACATCGCATTTCGTATTTTAAAAAATACCCATCCTAAAACAATTGTAGTGATCGGTCCTTCCCATCGTGTCGGTTTTGATGGGGCAAGCATATCGGATATGGACTCGTATCAGACACCATTAGGAAATTTAGCAATCGATCGTAATCTCGTAAAAGATTTAAAAGAGCGGTTGCATGTTGCATATTATCCGGAAGCACATCACGAACACAGCACCGAAGTGCAGATGCCTTTTATAAAACACTATTTTCCGGATGTAAACGTCGTAGAGATTGTCTACGCATATTCGGATCCTTCCCAAATTGAACCTATCATAGCTTATTGTCTGAATCAAGGGGATGTTGCCGTTGTTATCAGTACCGATTTGAGTCATTACTATTCACAAAAACAAGCAAATCAAATCGATGAGATCTGTTTGGAAGCTATTCGAGATAAAAACACAGTTGAATTGCATCAAGGGTGTGAAGCATGCGGTATTATTGGTGTAGAGGCTATGTTGAATGTGGCTAAGAAAAAAGGGTTAAAAAGTACGATTCTTGATTATAGAACAAGTGCCGACACGAGTGGAGATTCCTCCCGTGTCGTTGGATATGTAAGTACTTTGTTTAGTTAA